One part of the Phragmites australis chromosome 3, lpPhrAust1.1, whole genome shotgun sequence genome encodes these proteins:
- the LOC133910524 gene encoding uncharacterized protein LOC133910524 produces the protein MLSDTLSARSGGVGGELAATATSRRHACTGREANDTTLWREGSGAGGCRRVLGAGKAAMAAMAVTVVAMAWRFGSLGSSDGVKRRFSLGLGWYPFMPFDSYLFLANCVVTNQPRQIFILEALCLLLSQPCRRIELRFRLLANNSVL, from the coding sequence ATGCTCTCGGACACCTTGTCGGCCAGATCCGGCGGCGTGGGCGGCGAGCTGGCCGCCACGGCCACCAGCCGGCGGCACGCGTGCACAGGGCGGGAGGCGAACGACACGACGCTCTGGCGAGAAGGCAGCGGGGCCGGGGGTTGCCGGAGGGTTCTCGGAGCTGGGAAGGCGGCTATGGCAGCCATGGCGGTGACCGTGGTGGCCATGGCTTGGCGATTTGGTTCTCTTGGGAGTAGTGATGGAGTGAAGAGAAGGTTTTCGTTGGGTTTGGGGTGGTATCCATTTATGCCGTTCGACTCTTATCTCTTCCTAGCCAATTGCGTGGTGACAAATCAGCCACGGCAGATTTTCATTCTAGAAGCTCTCTGCCTTTTGCTTTCACAACCTTGCCGTCGAATTGAGCTAAGGTTTCGATTGCTGGCCAATAATAGCGTCTTGTAA
- the LOC133912343 gene encoding bifunctional TENA2 protein produces the protein MDGGGVEASATAAWMERHRQMYERATRHPFIVSIRDGTVDLSAFKRWLSQDYMFVRGFVAFVASVLLKCCKQEDSSDMEIILGGVASLSDELSWFKNEAAKWDVDLASVSPLKSNLEYCRFLRSFTEPEISYTVAVTTFWIIETVYQDSFGFCIEEGNKTRPELLSTCQRWGSPEFKQYCQYLQRIADRCLANASADAVKSAEEAFIRVLELEIGFWEMSSSQS, from the exons atggacggcggcggcgtcgaggCGAGCGCAACGGCGGCGTGGATGGAGAGGCACCGGCAGATGTATGAGCGGGCTACGCGGCACCCGTTCATCGTCTCCATCCGCGACGGTACCGTCGACCTGTCCGCCTTCAAGCGCTGGCTG AGCCAGGACTACATGTTTGTGAGGGGATTTGTCGCATTTGTAGCCAGTGTACTGCTCAAGTGTTGCAAACAAGAAGACAGCTCAGACATGGAAATTATCCTGGGTGGAGTAGCTTCTCTCAGTGATGAGCTCTCTTGGTTCAAGAACGAAGCCGCCAAATGGGATGTTGATCTAGCTAGTGTTTCTCCCCTTAAATCCAATTTAGAGTACTGCAG GTTTCTTCGAAGTTTTACCGAGCCAGAGATTAGCTACACTGTTGCAGTAACtaccttttggataattgaaacCGTGTACCAGGATAGTTTCGGTTTCTGTATAGAAGAAGGTAACAAGACACGGCCGGAGCTCCTGAGCACCTGCCAGAGATGGGGCAGCCCTGAGTTCAAACAGTACTGCCAATATCTGCAGAGAATCGCGGATCGCTGCTTGGCAAATGCATCTGCTGATGCTGTGAAGAGCGCTGAAGAGGCCTTCATCCGGGTACTTGAGCTGGAAATTGGTTTCTGGGAAATGAGCTCTTCTCAGTCCTAA